The Thalassotalea psychrophila genome window below encodes:
- a CDS encoding winged helix-turn-helix transcriptional regulator yields the protein MEYGQFCPIAKATEIIGEKWTILIIRELLMGGNRFSELQRGLSLISPTLLTKRLNSLELQGLLIKKRVSGQKGYQYFPTNACKQLLPIIKSLGDWGMCWARNNLSEKDYDVELLMVYLKRSIVLDKLCGDETVLKFHFQDIEQTPNWWLVAQQDNVDLCVKDPGKEVDVYFTTKVKTMADIWMGDTTYKKAIKTKQLTLIGHKALTQNVSQWMSNSMFTDIPPAKEI from the coding sequence ATGGAATATGGACAATTTTGCCCCATAGCTAAAGCAACCGAAATTATTGGTGAAAAATGGACAATTTTAATCATTAGAGAGCTGTTAATGGGTGGAAATCGTTTTAGTGAATTACAGCGTGGTTTAAGTTTAATATCGCCAACCTTACTCACCAAACGACTTAATAGCTTAGAGCTACAAGGGCTATTGATTAAAAAGCGAGTTAGTGGCCAAAAGGGTTATCAATACTTCCCGACCAATGCTTGTAAGCAACTTTTACCAATTATTAAGTCATTAGGCGATTGGGGCATGTGCTGGGCTAGAAATAACCTCAGCGAAAAAGACTACGACGTAGAATTACTCATGGTGTACCTAAAACGCTCTATTGTATTAGATAAACTGTGTGGTGATGAAACCGTGCTCAAATTTCACTTTCAAGATATTGAACAGACCCCAAACTGGTGGCTTGTTGCGCAACAGGACAACGTTGATTTATGTGTTAAAGACCCAGGCAAAGAAGTTGATGTATACTTTACCACTAAAGTAAAAACCATGGCTGATATTTGGATGGGTGACACCACCTACAAAAAAGCGATCAAAACAAAGCAATTAACCCTAATTGGCCATAAAGCATTAACTCAAAACGTAAGCCAGTGGATGAGCAATAGCATGTTTACTGATATACCACCCGCTAAAGAAATTTAG
- a CDS encoding class I SAM-dependent methyltransferase encodes MSYDKSVSDHYMHGNLLNAIKAALPALGKTTKTITVEDLAPVDEFHIGGRIATDHLLEQLHFNTQQHILDVGCGLGGAARYVANQYKTKVSGIDLTAEYIETGEELCNWLNLSSVNLIQGSALDLPFTENTFDGAYMLHVGMNIEDKALLFNQIYKVLKPGTSFGVYDIMRQKDGELTYPVPWATTNSTSKLATPEQYQKALTNAGFTIKTINNRHEFAIQFFQQLKAKIEADGGPPPLGLHTLMQQSAAGKVKNMIENIGNNLIAPVEIIAEKP; translated from the coding sequence ATGTCATACGATAAGTCAGTATCTGATCATTACATGCACGGTAACTTACTTAACGCCATTAAAGCAGCTCTTCCGGCATTGGGTAAAACCACAAAAACAATAACCGTTGAAGATTTGGCACCGGTAGATGAGTTTCATATTGGCGGCCGCATAGCAACCGATCACTTGCTTGAACAACTGCACTTTAATACACAACAGCATATCCTTGATGTGGGTTGTGGCCTGGGCGGCGCTGCAAGGTATGTCGCAAACCAATATAAAACTAAAGTAAGCGGAATTGATTTAACTGCCGAATACATTGAAACCGGCGAAGAGCTATGTAATTGGTTAAACCTTTCAAGCGTTAACTTGATACAAGGCAGTGCCCTAGATTTACCTTTTACCGAGAATACCTTTGATGGCGCCTACATGTTGCATGTGGGCATGAACATAGAAGACAAAGCATTATTGTTTAATCAAATTTATAAGGTATTAAAACCAGGTACAAGCTTTGGTGTTTACGACATTATGCGCCAAAAAGATGGCGAGCTAACCTACCCGGTGCCATGGGCAACAACAAACAGCACCAGTAAATTGGCAACACCAGAGCAATACCAAAAAGCCTTAACCAATGCCGGCTTTACTATTAAAACCATAAACAACCGACATGAATTTGCCATACAATTTTTTCAACAATTAAAAGCAAAAATAGAAGCAGATGGCGGCCCACCACCATTAGGCCTGCATACCTTGATGCAACAAAGCGCAGCAGGTAAAGTAAAAAACATGATTGAAAATATTGGTAATAATTTAATAGCCCCGGTAGAAATTATTGCTGAAAAACCTTAA
- a CDS encoding helix-turn-helix domain-containing protein, with translation MSKRNLFSELNEAVTEAHNYDKGKVTLKTHSIKESAAIDLSPVEILNIREQFNMSRGVFSRYLRTSTRTLENWEQGRCKPNEQAITLLKLIKAHPETLSYIAELY, from the coding sequence ATGAGCAAACGTAATTTGTTTTCTGAGCTTAATGAAGCAGTAACCGAAGCTCATAATTATGACAAGGGCAAGGTAACATTAAAGACTCACTCGATTAAAGAGTCTGCTGCAATTGACCTCTCTCCAGTAGAAATTTTAAATATACGCGAACAATTCAATATGTCTCGTGGAGTATTCTCTAGATATTTACGTACGTCTACTCGTACTTTAGAAAATTGGGAGCAAGGCAGATGCAAACCCAATGAGCAAGCCATAACCTTACTTAAACTTATTAAGGCCCACCCTGAAACACTTTCATATATTGCAGAGCTTTATTAA
- a CDS encoding type II toxin-antitoxin system RelE/ParE family toxin — MDYLLDDQYRVLQVELLNNPYKGDLIKGTGGLRKIRFAAKGKGKRSGIRVIYYYFDKNNQFYLLTLYAKNEVTDLTNKEKQQLKQLMELWLNEQT; from the coding sequence ATGGATTATCTGTTAGATGATCAATATCGTGTATTACAAGTTGAGTTACTTAATAATCCATATAAAGGTGATTTAATAAAAGGGACTGGCGGTTTAAGAAAAATCCGTTTTGCAGCTAAAGGTAAGGGAAAAAGAAGTGGGATACGTGTTATTTATTATTACTTTGATAAAAATAACCAATTTTACCTACTAACCTTATATGCAAAAAATGAAGTGACAGATTTAACCAATAAAGAGAAGCAGCAACTTAAACAATTAATGGAGTTATGGCTAAATGAGCAAACGTAA
- a CDS encoding cold shock and DUF1294 domain-containing protein, whose product MRGKGKLTTWNDDKGFGFISPMQGGKDVFIHIKDFTNRSVRPSVGQVITFELNKNNKGRPCALRATRAGDVSRKTAVKKQNNLALLCAYLFLIALLGLWLVGNIIWQLVLVYMLMSLVTYFAYDYDKRKAKVGAWRTSEGLLHLFALMGGWPGAVIAQQKLRHKSKKLSFRIELLLVIIANLSGCFYLYEHIEQGLIFLY is encoded by the coding sequence ATGCGCGGCAAAGGAAAACTCACAACGTGGAACGATGATAAAGGCTTTGGTTTTATCTCACCAATGCAAGGTGGCAAAGACGTTTTTATTCATATTAAAGACTTTACTAACCGTAGCGTTCGCCCTAGCGTTGGGCAAGTGATCACGTTCGAACTTAACAAAAATAACAAAGGCCGACCTTGTGCGCTGCGCGCCACTCGTGCTGGCGATGTAAGCAGAAAAACTGCTGTAAAAAAACAAAACAACTTGGCACTGCTATGTGCTTATCTGTTTTTAATTGCGCTGCTTGGTTTATGGTTGGTAGGAAACATTATTTGGCAATTGGTACTGGTTTATATGCTGATGAGCCTAGTTACGTATTTTGCCTACGATTATGACAAGCGTAAGGCAAAGGTAGGGGCTTGGCGTACATCAGAAGGGCTGCTGCATTTGTTTGCGTTGATGGGCGGCTGGCCTGGGGCGGTTATTGCTCAGCAAAAGCTTCGCCATAAATCTAAAAAATTATCATTTCGAATTGAATTATTGTTAGTGATTATTGCTAATCTTAGTGGTTGTTTCTACCTGTATGAACATATTGAGCAAGGGTTGATATTTCTTTATTAA
- the recQ gene encoding DNA helicase RecQ, which yields MNNTPLNILNNVFGYSQFRHQQAQIIDDVLAGNDVFNLMPTGGGKSLCYQIPSLVLNGVGIVVSPLIALMQDQVNALTLLGIKAAFLNSTQDYATQQTIEQQLINNDIDILYVAPERLLMEKTLSLLERINIALFAIDEAHCVSQWGHDFRPEYQQLSLLRQRFPNVATIALTATADERTREEIINVLGLTNAQKFVHSFDRPNIQYRIHQNSVGKEGLLRFINDEHPNDCGIVYCLSRKSVESTAAWLASKGKNALPYHAKLPTTVKEDHLNRFLREDNVIIVATIAFGMGIDKPNVRFVAHLNLPKNIEAYYQETGRAGRDGLPSTAWMSYRMQDVIQLRQMTESSQGSELFKQVTQRKLNALLGYCEVSDCRRKAILNYFSEDYSAPCGNCDNCLNPPKTFDGTLAAKKALSTVYRSEQSFGALHQVDILLGKTNEKITRFNHQNLSVFGIGKEHTDKEWQGVFRQLVAMGYLGVDLQYGALKLTEKSRDILQDKTQIQFREIPKTVKQPKTKKAPKQHIDLSTSDNLVFEQLRDLRTTWAKEKGVPAYVIFHDATLKALAQKKPTTMDELKDISGIGCAKAERYGAEVVKVIKGL from the coding sequence ATGAATAACACACCACTGAATATTTTAAACAACGTGTTCGGCTATAGCCAATTTCGCCATCAGCAAGCGCAAATTATTGATGACGTATTAGCCGGTAATGACGTATTTAACTTAATGCCAACCGGTGGTGGTAAATCACTGTGTTATCAAATCCCGTCATTGGTATTAAACGGCGTTGGTATTGTGGTGTCACCACTTATCGCCCTGATGCAAGACCAAGTTAATGCGTTAACGTTACTCGGCATTAAGGCTGCATTTTTAAATTCTACACAAGACTATGCCACGCAACAAACCATTGAACAGCAACTTATTAATAACGACATTGATATTTTATATGTCGCGCCCGAACGCTTGCTAATGGAGAAAACCTTATCGCTGCTGGAGCGTATTAATATTGCGCTTTTCGCCATTGATGAAGCGCACTGTGTATCGCAATGGGGCCATGATTTCAGACCTGAATACCAACAACTGAGCCTATTGCGCCAGCGTTTCCCCAATGTTGCCACTATTGCTTTAACCGCCACCGCCGATGAACGCACCAGAGAAGAAATCATTAACGTACTGGGCTTAACCAATGCCCAAAAATTTGTGCACAGTTTCGATCGGCCAAACATTCAATATCGCATTCATCAAAATAGTGTTGGCAAAGAAGGCTTATTAAGGTTTATTAATGACGAACACCCTAATGATTGCGGCATTGTTTATTGTTTATCTAGAAAATCGGTTGAATCAACCGCCGCGTGGTTAGCCAGTAAAGGCAAAAATGCACTGCCCTATCATGCAAAATTACCCACTACGGTAAAAGAAGATCACCTAAACCGTTTTTTACGTGAAGACAACGTAATTATTGTCGCCACCATTGCCTTTGGCATGGGCATAGATAAACCAAACGTGCGCTTTGTTGCCCATTTAAACCTGCCCAAAAACATTGAAGCTTATTATCAAGAAACTGGCCGAGCCGGCAGAGATGGCTTACCGAGCACTGCCTGGATGTCGTATCGCATGCAAGATGTAATTCAACTTAGGCAAATGACAGAAAGCAGCCAAGGCAGTGAACTATTTAAACAAGTTACCCAACGTAAATTAAACGCCTTACTTGGTTACTGTGAAGTGAGTGATTGTCGAAGAAAAGCGATACTAAATTATTTCTCAGAAGACTATAGCGCCCCCTGCGGAAACTGTGACAACTGCTTAAACCCGCCAAAAACCTTTGATGGTACCTTAGCCGCTAAAAAAGCGTTATCAACGGTGTACCGCAGTGAGCAAAGTTTTGGCGCACTGCACCAAGTAGATATATTACTTGGTAAAACAAACGAGAAAATAACACGTTTTAATCATCAAAATTTATCAGTTTTTGGCATTGGCAAAGAACACACCGACAAAGAATGGCAAGGCGTATTCAGACAACTGGTTGCTATGGGCTACTTAGGTGTAGATCTGCAATACGGCGCATTAAAGCTCACCGAAAAATCGCGCGATATATTACAAGATAAAACCCAGATTCAATTTAGAGAAATTCCTAAAACCGTAAAACAACCAAAAACTAAAAAAGCGCCAAAACAACACATAGACCTTTCAACATCAGACAACCTGGTATTTGAACAATTACGCGATTTAAGAACAACCTGGGCCAAAGAAAAAGGCGTGCCCGCCTACGTTATTTTCCACGACGCAACCCTAAAAGCACTGGCCCAGAAAAAACCAACAACCATGGACGAGCTTAAAGACATTAGCGGAATAGGCTGCGCCAAAGCAGAGCGATATGGCGCTGAGGTGGTTAAAGTTATTAAAGGACTCTAG
- a CDS encoding AAA family ATPase, with translation MALRWLKLLKDSSESTINITYNDVNDEYYEYDISDKRKALTTMIEQTVTILIGPPGCGKSSYVKKHKHKFDFIMNSDNIVMKLCRENNMQYHEFFELPTAHKLRKSHQQKFNYAIKLSKQYNNIVWDLTNLTIKARQRIRNHYPSASFEYVEFYWQDDVDALFEINKQRYQQIGKFIEERALTEMIDNYQPFNVAELS, from the coding sequence ATGGCGCTGAGGTGGTTAAAGTTATTAAAGGACTCTAGTGAGTCTACAATCAATATTACTTATAATGATGTAAATGATGAATACTATGAGTACGACATCAGTGACAAAAGAAAAGCACTAACCACCATGATAGAGCAAACAGTAACCATACTCATCGGCCCGCCTGGTTGTGGTAAAAGCAGCTATGTAAAAAAGCACAAACACAAATTCGACTTCATTATGAACTCAGATAATATCGTGATGAAGCTTTGCCGTGAAAATAACATGCAATATCATGAATTCTTCGAACTACCCACTGCTCACAAATTAAGAAAATCTCATCAACAAAAGTTCAATTACGCCATAAAGCTATCAAAGCAATACAACAACATTGTCTGGGATTTAACCAACCTCACAATAAAAGCTAGACAACGTATCAGAAACCACTACCCGAGTGCATCATTTGAATATGTAGAATTTTACTGGCAAGACGATGTAGATGCGTTGTTTGAAATTAACAAACAACGCTATCAACAAATTGGTAAGTTTATTGAAGAAAGAGCTTTAACTGAGATGATAGATAATTATCAGCCCTTTAATGTTGCTGAATTAAGTTAA